GCTGCTGATACTGCTGCTTTTGCTCTCCTGCGTAGATACCAGCACAAACGTAACAGAACCCGATCCGGAGCCCGATCCCGATCCGCTTCCCGGCACCGAAGCCCTGGTTTACTTTTGGTTTTTTGGGGGGGATATCCCCAACAATGTCGAACTTGAACGCATCGACGCAAGCTTTCCCGCCGGAAATGAAGCCTTTCTGACCTTTACTTCCGCGCTCGACGGCTACCCGGAAACCGACCGCAAAGGCTCCATGGAACGCAGAAATGCTCCTACTGACCTGAATTACCGTCCGCAGGGTAACGGCGGGCGGGAGTATCAGGAAGGAGAAATGCGTGCCGTTCAGATCCGGGCGCCCTTTACCGGACCCAACGGGGAGAATACCATGATTTTCCATGCACCCGCTACCGGGTTTAAAGATCTGATATTTTCTTTTGCAGCTATGGATGAAGGTGCGGCTGAAGCTTTGGTTTTCGATTACAGCATTACCGGAACAGAAAACTGGACCAATGCCGGTCTTTCACAGCCTGTACAGACACTTGAAACAGACGCGTACCGCTTGTTCATTCTCGATTTGTCTGAAATTGAAGAAGCCAACGATAACCCGAATCTCAAAATAAGAGTCAGGTTCGACGGTCCGAATCTTGAAGACGACAACGGTACACGGGTAACTTTCAACAACATAGCCCTCGACGGGGTGTCTCTGAGTGATTCACAGCCGACTGCACTGCGTATTACCGACATCAATAACGGGGAAGCAGTATTTGCCGGAGAGCCGTTTAGCATGCTCGTGCAAACCGTTGGAGAAGACGGCCGACCGGTTGAAGTTGACGCTGAAACAACTGTTTTTCTCACGCTTGCAACAGGAAGCGGCAGCCTTTCCGGCACCCTTGAAGGCGTTGTACCTGTCGATGAAAGCACCGTGCGCATAGACGGCCTGCGCTATGACACGGCGGAAGACGGGGTCAGTATTGAAGCTGCATCAGGTGGTCTTGCCTCTGCGGTCTCCGGGACGTTTGAGGTAGAAGGTCAAACCTTTTCCGTAAACTTATCGGTAAATCCGGTTGGTGCAGGCACGGTTGATGGGGCCGGCTCCTATGCAGCAGGTGAGCAGGTAACGATAAAAGCTATACCCAGTGCCGGCTTTGCTTTCCTGATCTGGACAGAGGGCGATGACGGCGATGTGTTCAGTACCGAGGCCGAACATACCTTCGAAATGCCGGAAAGGGATCTTGCTATCACCGCCAGCTTTATCGGGGAGGCCGAAGCCGAGACGATTGTACGCTGGACTTTTGATGATACGCTTGAACCCGCTGAAGGCAACGGAACAGCACAGCTTGCGGGAGGTACGGAAACCCATTCTCTCACCCTGGGTAGCGGCTGGCGCATAACGAATTTCCCGGAACAATTCACGGCTTCGGCGACCGCAGGTGCGGAGTTTATGGCCTCTACCGCCGGATACGATGCTATACAGGTCAGCTTCGGGCAGCGGGCATCCGGCACCATGAGCCGCTGGGCTGAGTTTCAGTACACAACCGACGGCGGCACTTCCTGGCAGCGTTTCGGAGACAACGGCGGTGTTCTCTCCCCGCACGACACCGTTGCCGATAATCTGCTTGATTTTGAAGCCATTCCGGAAGCCGCAGATAACCCGGGCTTTGGGCTGCGTATCGTTTCGGTTTTCTCGCCGGTTGCGTTTAATCCGGAAGAGCCGGATGAGGAATTTGCAGCCAATACCGCGTATCACCGTGCACGTACGGAGGGAACCGGCGGCGGTGCCTACTCAGGAGGCGGCAACTGGCGTCTGCTCGATGTAACCATCACCGGCAAGCCCCGCTAAGCATTGCTGCAAAAAATTGCACCTGAACTTGCAGACTGCAAGTAGAATGGAATCAGAACATAAGGAGCACTTCATGCCCGCAAACGCTGACGGAGCATCTTAGGATGTGGCAATGCGCGGCTGAATGTGCTCCTTTGCTGGTTTAGGTCAGTTACGCTGGCACATGGATTTTCCGCTTCAACGCCGCCAGCGGGGAAATTTCACTTCTTGGGAATCGCTTCGCTCGGTGCGCAGCCTTTTCACCACACCCAAATTTGGGCTACAAGTGTTTTTCGTTAAGTCCAATTTAAACTAATATTTAGCAAATTAATCCTGTTTAATTGTGAATAATGCGGGATAAGTAGCGGACAAGCTGAAAAAAAAGGGGACTAAAAAACAGCAGTGCAGATTGCGTTGCGAAGCTTAAGCGGCAGGCCAATGACTGATGCTTCTCTATCCCTGGTACGGATGCTTAAGGTGAAATTTCATCCCAAAACAAATTCACAGCCATGAAATTGATAGTCAAAAACGCAGCACTTCCTTTGATTTTTTTGCTGGTGCTCTTTTGCTTTGCGGATGAAGCTGCTGCGATGCCGTCGGAATCAGATGGTCCCGGAGAAGAGCCCCTGGCAGAAGAGCTCAGGGCAAGGTTTAAGGGAGAATCTTTCAGTTTGGGTATTCTGTTGCAAACGCAGGGCTTTTTCTCGTTTCGCGACAACGATTTTATCGGGGGGAGGAGCTGGGATCTGGGGTCAACGCGCATTGACTTCCGCGGCACGGTTGACCGTAATTTCACCTACAGGGTGCGTGTGTATTACCTGAGTCAGCAGCAAAGCATTGATGCGCGGGTCGGATACTGGTTTAATGCAGATACGGAGATCGTTGCAGGTGCCTTCAAACCTTTTCTGAGCCGTGAGCTTGACCCAAGCCCCGGGCGCACAGATTTTGTAAGAAGGGCCCGCTTTGTGGGCGCAATGATGAACAGCCTGGAAGTCGGAACGAGCCTTTTGGGTAAAACCGGACCCCTAAACTACCGGTTTGGAATTTACAATGGTACCGGGGTGCAGGGTATGCGGGGTAACACCGATAACCGCTTTCTCTACACCGGCAGAGTCTTTGGCAGCGTGCCGGTTAACGGTCATTCGCTTATAATGGGCCTCAGTGCTGCGTTAAATCAGTCGCCGGATGCGAGGGTTGGCAACTCAGGCCTTACAAGCAAAGGCGACCGCTATTTTTACGGGGGCTATCTCGATTATCGGGCGGACACTTTTTTTGTGTCAACGGAATGGGTCCAAACTTTTTTTGACGCTGTGGAATACGGCAATAACAGGGAAACAATCACGGGATTTCATGCAACGGCAGGGTTCAGGGTCGGACCCCGGCACGAACTGCTTGCCCGCTATGATTATCTTGATTTCAGGCTGATTCCTGATGCCCGTGACCGCTTCCTTGCCGGTCTGAACTACTATCCGAGCAGCCTGATAACCTTTCGCCTGAATGCCATCGTTGAACCGGACCGCAGGGCCGGAACACAAACCGGTGTTGCCGCGGTCTTTCAATATATGTTTTAGGCAGCTTGGTCTTTTGATACACTACTATTAAATAATGCCTGCAAAATTCATGCAAAAACGTTGCAGTCAGTTGCAGGGCGGTATGTCCTTAGTTTACTGAAATCCAAAGACGCGGGTTTTCGCAGGTAACACCCTATAAATCAGCTATACACAGGGCATGTTTTACAAAAAGGCATAAGCGGGTGAGAAAATGCGATTTATGTTCTGTTGGAAGCACTTTTATAGCTTGTAAGCGCTTTAAAAGCGCTTTTTTTAGGCTTGTATATATGATGTATAACTTGTTTATACCTGATCTCAGCCTTACTATGCGTGCGATCCACCCCATGAGTAAAAGTATCCCTTGTATAAATACCGCAAATTATTTGATCGGCTAAGAAAATTTGTGGATTCCGCAAGTTTGCTTCTAAAAATTGCGTGGTGGACATCCAATAAAATCCTGATGTCAAAACCAACGAACATGATCAGAACGAAACAGTTTATGATCCTCCTCAGCTTACTGCTAATGGCCTCGGTCAGCAGTTCGCTTGCGCAGGATCGCGTGCATGTACAGGAGGACGCTGACGGCTGGCGCCTTCTTGTTGACGGTGAACCTCTCATGGTAAATGGTATGAACTGGGATTATTTCCCAATTGGTACCAATTACGAATATGATTTCTGGGGTCAGTCCGACCGCTTTATTAGAGATGCCTTAGATTATGAAATGCGCCTGCTCCAAAATATGGGCGTAAACTCAATTCGGGTTTACACTGGTATTACGCCTGAGTGGGTAACCTATATATATGATAACTACGGCATCTATACTATGCTTAACCACTCATTTGGCCGCTACGGCGTAATGCTTGAAGATGGCTGGATGGCAAATACCGAATATTCTGATCCCAGGGTGCAGGAACTGCTCCTTCGCGAGGTTACAGAAATGGTTCAGGAATTCCGCGGAACCCGCGGTCTCCTGTTGTACCTGCTCGGTAACGAAAACAATTACGGCCTTTTCTGGGGCGGTGCTGAAACAGAGGATATACCGGTTGTTGACAGGCAGTCAACGGTTCGTGCCCGTGCCATGTATGAATTGTTTAATGACGCAGCACTCGCAATGAAGGAATACGACACGGATCGTCCGATTGCCATGGCAAACGGTGATTTGTTGTTTATGGATCTTGTCGTTGAGTTTATGCCGGATATGGACATCTTTGGTGCCAATGTGTACCGCGGTGAAACTTTCACAGATTTGTACGATCGGGTAGCTGCCGAATACGGCAAGCCGGTACTCCTTACCGAGTTCGGTTCGGATGCTTTTAATGCCAGAACCAATCAGGAAGATCAGCTGATGCAGGCTCACTTCAAGCGCCTGAACTGGCTTGATATTTACCAGCACGCTGCAGGCATGGGTCGTGCACAAAACTCTATCGGTGGATATACTTTCCAGTGGAGTGATGGCTGGTGGAAATACGGTCAGACTGTTGATCTTGATGTACATAACACCAACGCTTCCTGGGCAAATGGTGGTTATTGGTGGGATTATGTGGAAGGTGAAAACAACATGAACGAAGAGTGGTTTGGTATCATGGCCAAAGGCCCGACGGATGCTATGGGACACTTCCGCCTCTTCCCACGTGCTGCTTACTACGTTCTTCAGGAAGCCCACAAAATAGATGTTTATGCCCCCGGCATGAGCGCGGCAAGACTCGCTGAGATCTTCGAAGATATCAATATTATGGACGCCTACCTGCGTGCACGTGGTGATACGGCAGCGCTGGAAGTAGATCGTCTGACCGGTATTCGTCTGAGTCGCTTCACAGCTGATTTCAAAACCTTCAACACAGGCGGAGATAAAATTACCACGCCGGAATCAGCCGACCCGAATGTGCGTCAGTTCCCTAATGAACAGGGTTTCGACCACATGCAGTCTTTCTATGTAGGTGTTGAAGCGCGCCCATCCAACGATGTACGTGCAGAAGTACAGTTCAACGTACTTGCGAATGTTGCCCAAAACCCGATTGATGAAATCTTCTACGAAAACCGCGGACGTCAGCTTGAAGTCCTAACGCCTGAAGGCATTGCGACCCTGGAAGATGTTAACCGCGTGAAGGTTTACAATGCAAGCTTCGACTGGAATCACCGCTATTTTGATCTCGAAGGTTTCTACCGCACCGGTCGCTACCATTGGGGCTATGAAGGCGATTTCTTCGGCCTGTACCCTGAAGCCAACTATGGCGATCAGATCGATATCTACAACGGTATTGCGCCCTTTGGTTTTGAAATGGCAGGTCGCCGCGAATTTGACGGTTTCAAATTTGCTTTTGGTCCGCAGCTGTGGTGGGGTGCTAACCCGGCCTTCTTGCTGAAATACCGGCACCGTACAGGTCCCTGGGATATGGCAGCCATTTACCATGAAGACATTGCCACACAGGGCATGACAGAAAGCTCTTTTGCCGTACCGCAGCCCAAGACCCGTCGTGTAACCTTTGCAGCGACCCGTGATTTTGGTCCGCTGGAAGTACAGGGTGGTGTAATCTGGGCAGGTCAGCCGCTGAACGATCGTGAATTCCAGATCTACCGCAATGGTGAAATTTTCGTTGATCAGATCAATCCGGAAGACAACTGGGGCGGTAAGCTCAAGCTGACCTATCAGGGCGGTAACTTCAACTGGTACGCGCAGTCTGCAGTTATGGGACTTGTAGCGCAGGGTGGTTACGATCAGACCATGACCTTTACAGGCTGGCACCTGAAAGACAGCGGAAGCGGCAATCAGTACAACTTCCTCACCGGTTTTGCCTATCAGCTCGGTGATTTCCAGATCGCGCCCAACTTCCTGTGGCAGCAGCCGATCGAAGGCCCCATTCCTGCAGATGTAGCTGCACCGGGCCGTCCGAGAAACATTCTCGATGATCCGTTCTCTGTTCGTGCAAACCGCGAGACCGTAGCCGGTGAGCTTCTGATTACCTACGATCCGACGCCCGCTACCTACATGTTCGACTGGAACAACGACTACCGCGAAGATGCCCCGTTTGCAGCAAGTGTTGGTTTCATTTACCGTCACCATCCTACCACACAGGATGCGGCCATTGGTATCCTTCCTGACGGACGTACCGCGTTTGCCTTCCCCGGTGCACCACCTGCAAGAGACCTTTGGGAAGCACATGCCCGTATCGTATCCCGTGTAAGCCCTGATCTGGGAATCATTGCACGTCTGTACGGTGGTGAAGCAGAAGCCAACGGAAGTGACGACCGCCTGATCGAGCGTTTTGGTGGTGATCTTCGCGTGATTTACCGCAACATCATGCTCAACTCATTTGTGCGCGTAAATGACTGGGGTCCGTTTGACTACCATCGTGACTTCAACCTTACCTTCCCGCTTCAGCTGATGGCCGACGTTTCGATGTCGCTTGGTGAGCAGGATTGGTTTGACATGCCGCGCACCCGCATAGGTGTACGTGGTACCTATCGTACGCTTGATGAGTTCTCTCCACGCTATGCTCCTGCATTCATGGAAGACCCGAGCGGACAGATTGTACCAAACCCGGTTGCCCCAGGTTTTGGAAATGGTAATGAGTGGGAATTCAGAACCTACATCCAAATCAATATCTAAGAAATTATTTAATGGTTATGACCATGATGAAACAAGTAATAACACATTCCAAATATGCGCTTCTTGCAGCTTTGCTGTTGATGCTGGGCTTCAGCGCATGTGAACGATCCGTTGACGGACTTCCGGAGGCAGAGTTTAGCTCCAACCCGGAAGTATTTATTGACGGATTCAGCCCGGGACTGGAATATTTTCCTTTTGAAGGTTCTGTGCTAAATGCTTTCACAGTAGATACAGAGACCTTCTTCGGAAACAGAGGCGCGTCTATGCGTTTTGATGTTCCTAATGTCGGCGATCCTGCCGGTGCGTTTGCCGGTGCTATTTTCCGTGATGATTTTGGCGGAAGAAACCTGACCTCCTATAATGCGCTCACCTTTTATGCGAAAGCAACAAGAGGCGGAACCATTAACGAAATTGGTTTCGGTCAGGATTTCCTCGGCAATGAATTCGAAGCTACCCAAAACAACCTGCAGCTTACCACCAACTGGCGGAAATACACCATCCCCATTCCTGATCCTTCAGTGCTTACCCAAAGCCGCGGCTTATTCTGGTACGCAGAGGGTCCTGAAAACGGTGAAGGGTATTCTTTCTGGATTGACGAGCTGAGATATGAGTTTGTAGAGGATATTGCTCAGCCCCGTCCTGCCATTCAGCAGGGTACGGATGCCTCTCAGATTCTGTTCATCGGTTCCGGTGCGCAGGTGACAGGGCTTACCTACACAGCAAATCTCGGTGACGGACAGGATGTGACGGTCAGCGCAGCACCTGCGTATTTTGACTTTGCCAGCAGCAACACCAGTGTTGCAACGGTAAATGACGCTGGTCGCGTAACGGTAGTAGGCGAAGGGGAGGCGGTAATTACAGCCTCTCTCGCTGGTGTTGATGCTGCCGGTTCCCTGCGTGTTGAGTCCTTGGGTGAGTTCATTGCAGCACCAACCCCTGAGGAGCTCCCCGAAAATGTTATTTCAATTTTCAGTGATGTTCCCGGCTTCGACGATGTGCCGGTTGACTTCTACAATGGCTTTTACGAGCCATTCCAGACCACGACTTCAAATGACTTTGAAGTTGACGGCGACCGCGTACTGGCTTACGAAAACTTCAACTTCGTTGGAATTGAGTTCAATCAGAACGTCCCAACGATTGATGCTTCAGAGATGACACACCTCTCACTGCATATCTTCCTGCCGGATACGGTTCCGCCTAACTCAGCTTTCAGGGCGCGTATCGTTAACAATCTTGGTGGTGCAGGCGGACCTGAGTCCTCGGCTTCGGCAACCGTCAGTAACAACACCGGACTTGTTTCAGGAGAATGGGTAAGAGTACTTGTACCGCTTACCGGCATGCCTGACAGATCGAACCTTGGACAGATCGTATTTGACTCAGATCAGGGCCCTGGCTTACAAGGGTCAACCATTTGGGTAGATAACATCTATCTGTTCAATGCGAATGCTGCAAACTAAACCCCTAAAGGCCTTTTAAGACACAATGAAAACTACATTGTTCATTATAGGCGCATTTTGTATTGCTGCCCCCCTCTTTTGGGGGTGCAGCGATCAAAATGAACCTAAAGACAGGTTTACCAACCTGATTTGGCAGGATGAATTTGACGTTGATGGTGCTCCGAACCCGGAGAACTGGATTTTTGATATTGGAACAGGAGCAGATCGCGGTATCCCCGGCTGGGGTAACAACGAGCTCCAATACTATACTGACCGACCTGAAAATGTGAAAGTTGAAGGCGGCATGCTGCATATTACGGCCAAGCGTGAAGACTTTGAAGGTTCAGCGTTTACTTCAGGCCGCATTCTCACACGCGGACTTTTTGATACAACCTTCGGGCGTTTTGAAGCAAGCATTAAACTCCCGTTCGGCCAGGGAATCTGGCCTGCATTCTGGCTTCTTGGGGAAGATGCTGACGGCACCATTATCTGGCCTCAGATTGGCGAAATTGACATCATGGAATATGTTGGTCAGGAGCCACGGGTAATACACGGTAGTGTTCACGGTCCCGGCTATTCTGCAGGTAACGCTGTAACACAGACATACAGACTTTCCAGCGGTCGCTTCGATACGGACTTTTATGTTTTTGCCATTGAGTGGGGACCCGATTACATTGACTTTTTTGTCAATGACACCCTCTACAATACCATTACACCGGCTGATATCGGTGACAATGAGTGGGTTTTTAACGACAATACTTTCTATATCCTTCTAAATGTGGCTGTAGGCGGTACATTTGTTGGTCCGCCCAATCAAAACACACCGTTTCCGCAAACCATGCTGGTGGACTATGTGAGGGTCTACTCCAAATAAAGGAAAGCTAAACCAAACGCTACGCCGCAGTCGCTCAACCTATCCAATCATTAAATCAAGCAAACCTTGTCAATCACAATAGCGCACATTCAGGAAGAACGCTGGTTCAAAATTGCTGACAGCGATAGCCTAAGACCGTTTTTTATGAACATCGTAAGTGATTCCAATCACTGGATGTTTATTTCAAGTAACGGTGGCCTTACTGCAGGCCGGAAAAACAACGAGTATTCGCTTTTCCCGTATTACACGGATGATAAAATTACCGAATCAGCTGATATCACAGGCAGCAAAACCATCCTTCAGGTAAAATCAGGCGAAAAGCTGCATATATGGGAGCCGTTTTCGGAGCGTCAGGCCGGACTGTGGAAGGTCACGCGTAACCTGTACAAAAGCTTTAGCGGCAACAGAATTCTGTTCGAAGAAATCAATCATGACCTGAACCTTTGCTTCAGGTATCAGTGGAATTCAAGCAATCTGTATGGCTTTGTCCGCAAAAGCGAGCTCATCAATTTATCCGAAGAAGCCTGCACAGTTAACATCGTAGATGGTATTCAGAACATTCTGCCGTACGGTGTTGAGCCTGATACGCAAACCAAATCGAGCAATCTTGTTGATGCCTACAAGCGCAGTGAAATTGTGTCAGGATCAAATGTTGGCATTTTTGCACTAAGTGCTATTATTGTTGATAAGGCAGAGCCCAGCGAAGCGCTGAAAGCGAATGTGGCTTGGTCACTCGGGTTTGAAAACCCGCTTTGCCTTGCGTCTTCACTGCAGCTTGATACATTCAGAAGCGGCAGACAGCTCAAAGCCGAAGATGACATCAAGGGCGAGAAAGGCGCTTACTTCCTCAACGGCGAATTCACCCTTGCCCCGGAAGAGCAGAAAAACTGGAAAATCATTGCCAATGTAAATCAGAACTACGCGCAGGTTGTGGCGCTCAATCAGGCGATTGCTGAAGATGACGCCCTTGAGTCCAAAATCGAGGAAGACATCAAGCGCGGTACACAACGCCTGCGTGCCCTCGTAGCGGGTTCTGATGGTTTGAGATTAAGCGAAGACTACCTCAAAGATGCCCGTCACTTTTCCAATGTACTCTTCAACATTATGCGGGGCGGCACCTTCGATCACAATTATCAGATCGAGCGCGGAGACCTCAGCCGCTACCTCCAAAATGCCAGCAAAGCCGTCTTCCGTAAGCACGAAGATAAACTTGCAGCCCTCCCTGAAGTATTCGAAAAGGAAAAGGTCGATACACTCATAGCTGAAAGCAGCGACCCTGATTTGAACCGTTTGCTCTGCGAATACCTGCCGCTCAAATTCAGCCGCCGTCATGGCGATCCGAGCAGGCCCTGGAACTACTTTTCCATCAACACGCACAGCGAGCTCGACGGATCCAAGATTCTGGACTATCAGGGCAACTGGCGCGATATTTTCCAGAACTGGGAAGCCCTTGTTCATGCCTATCCGAATTTCATTGAAGGCATGATTTTCAAGTTTCTGAATACTTCAACCTTCGACGGATACAACCCTTACCGGGTGACCAAAGACGGCTTCGACTGGGAAACCATCGAGCCCGACAATCCATGGTCGTATATCGGCTACTGGGGTGATCATCAGATCATTTATCTCCTCAAATTTCTGGAGTTTTACAACAGCCGTCAGGAAAACGGATTTGACGGCTTTTTCAATCAGGATACCTTCGTGTATGCGCATGTGCCGTACCGGATTAAGTCCTATGAAAACATCGCAGAAGACCCGAAA
This genomic stretch from Cyclonatronum proteinivorum harbors:
- a CDS encoding Ig-like domain-containing protein, encoding MMKQVITHSKYALLAALLLMLGFSACERSVDGLPEAEFSSNPEVFIDGFSPGLEYFPFEGSVLNAFTVDTETFFGNRGASMRFDVPNVGDPAGAFAGAIFRDDFGGRNLTSYNALTFYAKATRGGTINEIGFGQDFLGNEFEATQNNLQLTTNWRKYTIPIPDPSVLTQSRGLFWYAEGPENGEGYSFWIDELRYEFVEDIAQPRPAIQQGTDASQILFIGSGAQVTGLTYTANLGDGQDVTVSAAPAYFDFASSNTSVATVNDAGRVTVVGEGEAVITASLAGVDAAGSLRVESLGEFIAAPTPEELPENVISIFSDVPGFDDVPVDFYNGFYEPFQTTTSNDFEVDGDRVLAYENFNFVGIEFNQNVPTIDASEMTHLSLHIFLPDTVPPNSAFRARIVNNLGGAGGPESSASATVSNNTGLVSGEWVRVLVPLTGMPDRSNLGQIVFDSDQGPGLQGSTIWVDNIYLFNANAAN
- a CDS encoding InlB B-repeat-containing protein, which gives rise to MKSFKYVSPLLILLLLLSCVDTSTNVTEPDPEPDPDPLPGTEALVYFWFFGGDIPNNVELERIDASFPAGNEAFLTFTSALDGYPETDRKGSMERRNAPTDLNYRPQGNGGREYQEGEMRAVQIRAPFTGPNGENTMIFHAPATGFKDLIFSFAAMDEGAAEALVFDYSITGTENWTNAGLSQPVQTLETDAYRLFILDLSEIEEANDNPNLKIRVRFDGPNLEDDNGTRVTFNNIALDGVSLSDSQPTALRITDINNGEAVFAGEPFSMLVQTVGEDGRPVEVDAETTVFLTLATGSGSLSGTLEGVVPVDESTVRIDGLRYDTAEDGVSIEAASGGLASAVSGTFEVEGQTFSVNLSVNPVGAGTVDGAGSYAAGEQVTIKAIPSAGFAFLIWTEGDDGDVFSTEAEHTFEMPERDLAITASFIGEAEAETIVRWTFDDTLEPAEGNGTAQLAGGTETHSLTLGSGWRITNFPEQFTASATAGAEFMASTAGYDAIQVSFGQRASGTMSRWAEFQYTTDGGTSWQRFGDNGGVLSPHDTVADNLLDFEAIPEAADNPGFGLRIVSVFSPVAFNPEEPDEEFAANTAYHRARTEGTGGGAYSGGGNWRLLDVTITGKPR
- a CDS encoding glycoside hydrolase family 16 protein, which produces MKTTLFIIGAFCIAAPLFWGCSDQNEPKDRFTNLIWQDEFDVDGAPNPENWIFDIGTGADRGIPGWGNNELQYYTDRPENVKVEGGMLHITAKREDFEGSAFTSGRILTRGLFDTTFGRFEASIKLPFGQGIWPAFWLLGEDADGTIIWPQIGEIDIMEYVGQEPRVIHGSVHGPGYSAGNAVTQTYRLSSGRFDTDFYVFAIEWGPDYIDFFVNDTLYNTITPADIGDNEWVFNDNTFYILLNVAVGGTFVGPPNQNTPFPQTMLVDYVRVYSK
- a CDS encoding glycoside hydrolase family 2 TIM barrel-domain containing protein translates to MSKPTNMIRTKQFMILLSLLLMASVSSSLAQDRVHVQEDADGWRLLVDGEPLMVNGMNWDYFPIGTNYEYDFWGQSDRFIRDALDYEMRLLQNMGVNSIRVYTGITPEWVTYIYDNYGIYTMLNHSFGRYGVMLEDGWMANTEYSDPRVQELLLREVTEMVQEFRGTRGLLLYLLGNENNYGLFWGGAETEDIPVVDRQSTVRARAMYELFNDAALAMKEYDTDRPIAMANGDLLFMDLVVEFMPDMDIFGANVYRGETFTDLYDRVAAEYGKPVLLTEFGSDAFNARTNQEDQLMQAHFKRLNWLDIYQHAAGMGRAQNSIGGYTFQWSDGWWKYGQTVDLDVHNTNASWANGGYWWDYVEGENNMNEEWFGIMAKGPTDAMGHFRLFPRAAYYVLQEAHKIDVYAPGMSAARLAEIFEDINIMDAYLRARGDTAALEVDRLTGIRLSRFTADFKTFNTGGDKITTPESADPNVRQFPNEQGFDHMQSFYVGVEARPSNDVRAEVQFNVLANVAQNPIDEIFYENRGRQLEVLTPEGIATLEDVNRVKVYNASFDWNHRYFDLEGFYRTGRYHWGYEGDFFGLYPEANYGDQIDIYNGIAPFGFEMAGRREFDGFKFAFGPQLWWGANPAFLLKYRHRTGPWDMAAIYHEDIATQGMTESSFAVPQPKTRRVTFAATRDFGPLEVQGGVIWAGQPLNDREFQIYRNGEIFVDQINPEDNWGGKLKLTYQGGNFNWYAQSAVMGLVAQGGYDQTMTFTGWHLKDSGSGNQYNFLTGFAYQLGDFQIAPNFLWQQPIEGPIPADVAAPGRPRNILDDPFSVRANRETVAGELLITYDPTPATYMFDWNNDYREDAPFAASVGFIYRHHPTTQDAAIGILPDGRTAFAFPGAPPARDLWEAHARIVSRVSPDLGIIARLYGGEAEANGSDDRLIERFGGDLRVIYRNIMLNSFVRVNDWGPFDYHRDFNLTFPLQLMADVSMSLGEQDWFDMPRTRIGVRGTYRTLDEFSPRYAPAFMEDPSGQIVPNPVAPGFGNGNEWEFRTYIQINI
- a CDS encoding porin family protein encodes the protein MKLIVKNAALPLIFLLVLFCFADEAAAMPSESDGPGEEPLAEELRARFKGESFSLGILLQTQGFFSFRDNDFIGGRSWDLGSTRIDFRGTVDRNFTYRVRVYYLSQQQSIDARVGYWFNADTEIVAGAFKPFLSRELDPSPGRTDFVRRARFVGAMMNSLEVGTSLLGKTGPLNYRFGIYNGTGVQGMRGNTDNRFLYTGRVFGSVPVNGHSLIMGLSAALNQSPDARVGNSGLTSKGDRYFYGGYLDYRADTFFVSTEWVQTFFDAVEYGNNRETITGFHATAGFRVGPRHELLARYDYLDFRLIPDARDRFLAGLNYYPSSLITFRLNAIVEPDRRAGTQTGVAAVFQYMF